In Vicinamibacterales bacterium, the genomic window ACACGCGCGCGATCTAGAATTGTACTCCGTTAGCGTGTAATACAAACAGAGGTCTCTCCATGACACTGGGCTCCAGCACCCCCGAGCAGATCGTCCACCGCATCGTGGACGTCCTTCGTCAGCGCCGGACGCCGGCGGGCGAACACTTGACCGAGGCGGCGTTCGCGGCCGACCTGGGCCTGTCGCGGTCGCCGATCCGTCGCGCGTTCGCGCGCCTTCGCGACCGCCAACTCCTGGTCAGGAAGCGGAACCGGGGGTACTTCCTCGCCGTCAACGGCGACGCCATCGACGAGCGACGCCTGGCTCTCGCGTCCGATCCCCTCGAGGACCTGTACCTGCGGGTGGCCGAGGACCTGCTCAGCGAGCGCATCCCCGAGGAATTCTACGAGGCCACCCTCTTGCGCGACTACGACGTCACTCGGGGACAATTGCTGAAACTGCTGGCGCGCATGGCGAACGAGGGTCTCGTCGTCCGGAAGCCCGGACATGGCTGGAAGGTGGTCCCGGTCCTGAGGGACGCCGAAGCGCACAACCAGAGCTACCGCTTTCGCATGGCCATCGAACCCGCCGCCCTTCTCGAGCCCACCTACCGCGTGGACAGAACGGCGTTCGACGAGGTTCGCGAGACCCAACGCCGCATGGTCGCGGGCGACGTCTTCAGGCTCGAGCGACCGAGGCTGTTCCAGATCGGGGCTGAGTTTCATGAAGCGATCGTCCGCTGGTCGGGGAATCGCTTCTTCCTCGAAGCGATGCAACGCCAGAACCAACTGCGCCGGCTCCTCGAATACCGTTCGAAGGGCGACCGAGACCTGACGCTCGCCCAGTGCCGAGAGCACCTGAGACTGCTCGACCTCATCGATCAAGGCCGGCAACGGGAGGCGGCCGACTTTCTTCGGCGTCACCTGGACGCCGTGCGGCGCAGGAAGACGCGGCACCGGCGGTCGAGTCGGCGCGCCGGCGGACGCCCGGCGGGCGCGGGACAGGGTTCCGTCTGATTGTATTTCTTCGTTGTATAGTACAATCTACCTGCGATAGGCTGATCGCCGACTGAGACCGCCCCTCGTCGGCCACCGGGCCGCGAAGGGTCTCGACCCGATCGACCCAAGAAGGCGACATGGCCCGACCCAGTGAAACAGCTCGTGTCGTGGGAGCGCAGGCGGGCGCGGCGGAGGACCGCGCCGCGAGCGATCGCGCCTTCAGGAAGGTCATCGTTCGCTTCTTGCCGACGATGATCCTCGCGTCCATCGTCGCCTACATCGATCGC contains:
- a CDS encoding GntR family transcriptional regulator, yielding MTLGSSTPEQIVHRIVDVLRQRRTPAGEHLTEAAFAADLGLSRSPIRRAFARLRDRQLLVRKRNRGYFLAVNGDAIDERRLALASDPLEDLYLRVAEDLLSERIPEEFYEATLLRDYDVTRGQLLKLLARMANEGLVVRKPGHGWKVVPVLRDAEAHNQSYRFRMAIEPAALLEPTYRVDRTAFDEVRETQRRMVAGDVFRLERPRLFQIGAEFHEAIVRWSGNRFFLEAMQRQNQLRRLLEYRSKGDRDLTLAQCREHLRLLDLIDQGRQREAADFLRRHLDAVRRRKTRHRRSSRRAGGRPAGAGQGSV